The following nucleotide sequence is from candidate division WWE3 bacterium.
AGGTACTGGATGTATTTAAAATGATCATCGTTTTGCAGACTATTAAAAAAGACATTACCGCTAAAATAGCTGTTGTTGCTTTCGTCCTTTTTACTCTCTGGTGGCTCTTACTCTCACGACTTCCCAATGATAGTATTTGGCATGGCTGGTTTGCCGGTCTTTACGGCATAATTGCTTTATGGGGTGGAATTAACGGTATTCTGATCGCTTGTAAATGGGGCGGATTTAAGAGTACTATGGGTAAGGCTTTAATTGCTTTATCAGTTGGTCTAATTCTTCAGGAATTTGGTCAGTTAGCTTACTCTTATTACATTTCTATTTTAGGAATAGATGTTCCCTACCCCTCAATTGGTGATGCCGGCTTTTTTGGCAGTATTCCTTTTTATGCCTTGGGAGTAATCTTTTTGGCTAAAGCCGTCGGGGTTCAAATTTCCTTTAAATCTTTTAATAAAAAATGGTTGTCACTAATTTTGCCGGTGGGGCTGCTTGCCTTGTCGTACGTACTTTTTCTAAGAGGTTACGTTCCCGATTTTAGTCAGCCTTTTAAAGTATTTTTAGATTTTGGTTATCCAATCGGTCAAGCGGTCTACATTTCTATTGCTCTGGTAACTTATCTCCTATCGCGAGATAAGCTCGGAGGAGTTATGAAGAATCGGATTCTTTTTGTTCTAGGGGCGCTTTTGGTTCAGTATTGCGCCGATTCCTACTTTCTATATCAAGCTAGTAACGCCACTTGGAGTTTGAGTGGCTTGAGTGATTATCTTTACGTTGTCTCTTACTTTGTAATGGCCTTTGCTCTTATTCAGTTGCGAACGACTCTTAAAAATCTGCGTTCCCAGAACATAAAATCTTCCGCTGAGTCTTATGGTACTGACGTACTTGGTAGTGACGTTACTAAATACGAGGCGGTAATTTTGGCAATTATTAACGAACAACGGCAAATACTGGGGTCGGTGGCAGATGATATTGCTAAGAGCGTTAACGGTTTGGAGTATTCTGGACTTAACAAGGTAAAACTAACTTCCGATCCCAAACTAGCTTTAGAGGATTTAGTTAAGAGCTACAGCCAGATGTTCGGGGCGACGTCTGTTGAAGTTAGCAAGGACGCCTTAAAGAGGACAGGTCTTAACATCATGACCTCAGAATTACCAGATATACTAAAATAACTTGTCATTCCGGGCTTGACCCGGAATCCAGTAACCAATTCAATTAGAAGTTAGCCAGTTAGATGATTAGAGGTTAGATTTTGAAGTTAGATTGTTAGAAAATTAGATAAAAATTCTAACATCGAAAAGATTCCAATTTCTAATTCCAATTTCCAACTGTCTAAATAGGCTAACTTTTAAATCTGTTGCTAGATTCCGGCTCTAGGGCCGGAATGACGTGTTAGTAGATGTTTTCGTTAGGATACTTTAGTCCCCTACTCGTCTTGGTAACATCGAAATCTTTAGCCTCAAACGTTTTGTTAAGATACTCCACTATTTTACCTTCCTCAAAAGGCTTACAGGAATAAACATCAAGAGTAATAAAACCGCGTTTAGCGAATGTGTGAATACTAATATGAGATTCCTCAATGATCACAAAACCGCTAAAACCACCGGGATCCTTGCCCCCAAGAGTCGTATTACCGTCAGCCTTTATAATCACCGGCTCGGTTAATTTACGCATCTTAGCCAGCTTTACCAAGTCGTTAAGGACGTCAAAGCACAGTTCCATGTTGCTCAGAGCTTGGTAACTGCAGCCGTAGGCGTCGTAAGTAAGATGTTCCCCGAATTTGGCCACACTATACAATTACATATTTTGGCTGTTACTGCAAGACGTAAATCACGCCGATCTGTATAAAATGAATAATACGGACTATACTTGGCTTATGCCTCTTTGGGTCTTTTATGCTGTCCTCGGGGCGGCGGTTAATACTGTTGCCAATTTCGTTGACAAGTTAGTCTTGGAGCGACATGTTAAAGATTATCGAGGACTGGTGATTTTTAGCGCTATTGTTGGCTTTGTAGTTGGCACTATAATCTGGGCGTCGACCGGATTCCAACTCTTGTCTCTAACAAATAGTTTGATAGCGTTGGCGGTTGGTGTTCTGTCAATTATCGCTACTGCTATCTACTTTAAGGCATTGCAAGATACTTCCACGAGCACAGTCATTCTGATCTTCCAATTTATTCCGTTTCTTGTTTTAGCGATGGCGGCGGTCTTTCTTAAAGAATCGTTGACATTGCAAAGTATCCTGGGGTTTCTACTAATTCTCTTTCCGGCGATCGCGATTTCCTGGGAAGGTGGGAGTATAAAAGACTTCAAAGTTAATAAGAGTCTGGTTTTAGTCCTGATAGTTGACGTTCTGTGGGCTGTTGCTTCGATTTTGATGAAATACGTGACGGAAACACAGACATTTAGTAGCTTGATTTCGTATGAGAGCTGGGGTTGGGGACTAGGGGGTCTAATTCTGGTCATCCTCTTTCCGACGATTCGTCAGGCATTCGCTACAAATGTTAGAAAGGTCAGCAAACTTGGTCTGACGATTATAGTCATCAATGAGTTTATTTACGTGATGAGTAAGCTCCTGGGATTCCTAGCGATTTCGCTTGGTCCCGTGTACCTAGTCAGCGTTTTGGGGAGCACTCAAGTCTTTTTCGCGGTGATCTTTGGACTAGTACTAGGCTTAATCGCGCCTAAGATCTTCAAAGAAGACAACACCAAACAAGGTTTAATCAAAAAAGCCGTTTGTTCAGTTTTGATTTTTGCAGGAGTTGTTCTAGTCAGTTAGTTGTAGTGCAAGGGGATTCAAGTTAATTAAAAACTTTAGAATCCCCTTTTTGTTTTCTTTCTCTAACCCCTAATCAAAAAGCTTCTTACACGAGTACTGCTTATTATTCTACTGACATTTATTAACACGTGTTAAATTATGTCAATTAGCTTAATTGTTAAGATGAAGGAAAGATTTAAGCCAAGCCAAAGAAATCACGAAAAGGACGGTCATTTTCAATACTCGTCACTACAAAAATCCTAACATACCCGCCTGCTCGTAGGTACTCTCTTAAAAATTCCACTTCTTTCTCGCAAGGATACGCGTGCAAATAAACACTTTCTTGCAACTGGTAGAAACCCCAAACTTTAAGATACTCCATAATTTGCGCTCTTAAGGGACTCTGTTCTTTGGGAATGTCGTAACTGACCAGACGCCAAGTGTGATCCCAAGTTCGCGGCTCTTTAATTTCTAGAGTATCTAGAGAGTATTTAAGAATTTTGTGGCGACCGGAATCGGTAATTTCAACTACCCCGACTCCTTTTTCTTGACTAATTGTTACCAGTTTTTGCTTTTCCAAGCGTTTTAAAGTCCTTTTTAGATATGGAATATTGAAGCGCCGCCACGGCTCGGGAGCATCTTGGTCTTTTATAAGGGATTTAAAGAC
It contains:
- the speD gene encoding adenosylmethionine decarboxylase; amino-acid sequence: MAKFGEHLTYDAYGCSYQALSNMELCFDVLNDLVKLAKMRKLTEPVIIKADGNTTLGGKDPGGFSGFVIIEESHISIHTFAKRGFITLDVYSCKPFEEGKIVEYLNKTFEAKDFDVTKTSRGLKYPNENIY
- a CDS encoding EamA family transporter yields the protein MPLWVFYAVLGAAVNTVANFVDKLVLERHVKDYRGLVIFSAIVGFVVGTIIWASTGFQLLSLTNSLIALAVGVLSIIATAIYFKALQDTSTSTVILIFQFIPFLVLAMAAVFLKESLTLQSILGFLLILFPAIAISWEGGSIKDFKVNKSLVLVLIVDVLWAVASILMKYVTETQTFSSLISYESWGWGLGGLILVILFPTIRQAFATNVRKVSKLGLTIIVINEFIYVMSKLLGFLAISLGPVYLVSVLGSTQVFFAVIFGLVLGLIAPKIFKEDNTKQGLIKKAVCSVLIFAGVVLVS